The Bosea beijingensis genome contains the following window.
CCGCAGGAGAGCTCATCGAGCTGGGCGATCTTCCGGCCGGCTCGGAGGCAACCTTCCGCATGGTGCTCGGCCCGCTTCTTCTCGGCGCGCAGCATTATCTGCTTTCGCTGGCGATCGAGGATGCATCCCCCCCACTCGGCGCTGCCGCCGAGCGCTACGATCTCTGGTCGCGCTTCGGCTGCCTGAACTACGCACCGAGCAATGATTCCGATCCGCCTCTCGTGCATATGAACGGAATATGGCATTACCCGGATCGGCCGCCCGAAGACGCCCGCCTCGCGGCGCGCCAGTGAACGATAGGATCCCCCCGTGATCTGCCTTTCCTGCCAATCGGACGATCTGCTTGCGCTGAACACCTACAAACGGAACTGGTTCCTGTGCCACGCCTGCGGCGACGCCTTTCCGCAGCAGAAGGACCGGTACTCGCTGACATTTCTGCCCGACCCCCATCTGAAGAAGATGAAGGAGGACGAGGCGTCGATGTATGATTACTTCATCCACCAAGACCATATCGACTACTCGATCGGCACGGCCGGCGACTTCCTGCGCCAGCATGCCGAACCGAACCGCATCGCCTTCTACGGCAAGCGCGTGCTCGACATCAGCGGCGGCAACGGACATTTCCTGATGGAGATCGCCAAGCTCGGCGCCGAGGTGACCCTGACGGAAATCAATCAGCCGACCATCGACTATGCGAAGGCCACGCATGGCATCGATGTCCGCCTCTTCAATTTCAACAGCCACAGCATCCAGGCCGAGGTTCCCAAGACGTTCGATATCGTGATGGCGCGCGCCGCGATCATGTTCTGCCAGGACCTGGGGAAATTCGCGCAGGATACCCGCGAGATCCTCGCCGATGACGGATTGCTGATCGTCAACCACAGCGTCATCCCGACGCTCGGCGTGATGCTGCGGGTCCAGCTCGACGAGTTCAGCTATTTCCGCCTGCGTCAGCCGGAAAGCGTGATCCGCACCTTCGAGAAGGCCGGCTACGTCCTGCAGAGCCGTGCCGACGAGACCGATCCGAGCCTGTATGTCTATGACCACGATCTGAATCGCTACTGGACCCTGGCACGTTATCGGCACGAGCAGCCGGCGATGCGGCGCTTGGTGTCGGCAGAGCGTAGCGGCAAAGCGTGCTATGCTTTCCGTGCCCGAGACAGACGGAGATCGACGATGATCTTCCGGAAACTTCCTAACGCGTGAGAAGAGAATGTGCGGCTTGGTCGCGGTCCTGACCCCGGGACCGCTGGATACATCCATCCTCGTCCGGATGCGTGACCGCCTCGTCCATCGCGGCCCCGACGGCGCCGGGCATTGGATGGAGCGCGTCGGCGACGGCACCGTCGGGATGGGCCATCGCCGGCTGTCGATCATCGACCTGTCAAATGCCGCGACGCAGCCCATGCTCGCCGCGGACGGCCGGATCGCGATCGTCTTCAACGGCGAGATCTTCAACTACATCGAGCTGCGCGAGGAACTGCGGGCGGCCGGAGCGACATTCCGGACCGCGTCCGACACCGAAGTGCTGGTCCAGGCCTATCTGGTCTGGGGCGAGGATTGCCTGCGGCGCCTCAACGGCCAGTTCGCCTTCGTGATCTGGGACGGAAGGCGCAACGAGGCCTTCGTCGCGCGTGACCGCTACGGCGAGAAGCCGCTCTACTATGCCGCGATCGCCGGCGGCGGGCTCGCGCTCGGCTCGGAGATGAAGGCGCTGTTCGCGCATCCGGGCGTGGCGGTCGAGCTCGACCAGGATCGCCTCAACATCTTCACCGGCGGGCGGGCGGATTATGCCAGCGCCGAGACGCTGTTTCGCGGCGTCAGCCAGCTCGAGGCGGCGCATGCGATGGTCGTCTCCGCGGATGGCCGGATTCGCCGCTCCTGGCGCTATTGGCTGCCTGATTTCGGCGATGTCCGCCCGATCCGCCCGGCTGACGCCGCCGCGGAATTCCGCGAGCGTCTGACGTACGGGGTCCGGCTTCGCCTGCGCTCCGATGTCCAGGTCGGCGCCTGCCTGTCGGGTGGCCTGGATTCATCCTCGCTCGTCGGTCTCATGGCCGGACAGAACGTCGCGCGGGAAGGCCAGCTCCTCCATACGATCTCGGCCCGGTTCAGCGACGATCCGACGCTGAGCGAGGGAGCCCATATCGACAGTGTGCTGCGCTATTGCGGCGCCGCCGGCCTCGGGATCGAGCCGGATCCGCTGCGGCTGATGGAGGAATCCCGCGCGCTGCACTGGCACCAGGAGATGCCGTTCCTGTCGGCCTCCGCCTATCTCGAATGGTGCGTGCATCGGGCCGCGCGCGAAAGCGGCCTGACGGTCATGATCGACGGCCAGGGCGCGGACGAGCTGCTCGGCGGCTATCAGTTCTATTTCGGCGTCAAGCAGATCGACTGGCTGAACACCGGCCGCTGGTTCGAGCTGACGAAGCAGACATATCTGCATCGCCAGCATCTGGTTCGCGAGGCGCGGAAGTACACCGATGCCGGCCGCCGGTTCAACGCCGATGCGGCCGGGTCAATCCTCGACATGCTCAAGCGCGGCATTGCAGACAAGTTTCGCATGGCTCGCGGAGAGCCGTCTCGGCTGGAGCCGCAGCTCGCACGCCGCGTCGGAACCCCCGATCCCGCTAACGGCCGCTTCTTCCGGGCCTATCTCGCCGACGGCATGCTCCACGACATGCTGCCGAACCAGCTCGTCATGTCGGACCGCAACGCCATGGCGTTCGGCATCGAGGCCCGCTTCCCG
Protein-coding sequences here:
- a CDS encoding class I SAM-dependent methyltransferase, translated to MICLSCQSDDLLALNTYKRNWFLCHACGDAFPQQKDRYSLTFLPDPHLKKMKEDEASMYDYFIHQDHIDYSIGTAGDFLRQHAEPNRIAFYGKRVLDISGGNGHFLMEIAKLGAEVTLTEINQPTIDYAKATHGIDVRLFNFNSHSIQAEVPKTFDIVMARAAIMFCQDLGKFAQDTREILADDGLLIVNHSVIPTLGVMLRVQLDEFSYFRLRQPESVIRTFEKAGYVLQSRADETDPSLYVYDHDLNRYWTLARYRHEQPAMRRLVSAERSGKACYAFRARDRRRSTMIFRKLPNA
- the asnB gene encoding asparagine synthase (glutamine-hydrolyzing) yields the protein MCGLVAVLTPGPLDTSILVRMRDRLVHRGPDGAGHWMERVGDGTVGMGHRRLSIIDLSNAATQPMLAADGRIAIVFNGEIFNYIELREELRAAGATFRTASDTEVLVQAYLVWGEDCLRRLNGQFAFVIWDGRRNEAFVARDRYGEKPLYYAAIAGGGLALGSEMKALFAHPGVAVELDQDRLNIFTGGRADYASAETLFRGVSQLEAAHAMVVSADGRIRRSWRYWLPDFGDVRPIRPADAAAEFRERLTYGVRLRLRSDVQVGACLSGGLDSSSLVGLMAGQNVAREGQLLHTISARFSDDPTLSEGAHIDSVLRYCGAAGLGIEPDPLRLMEESRALHWHQEMPFLSASAYLEWCVHRAARESGLTVMIDGQGADELLGGYQFYFGVKQIDWLNTGRWFELTKQTYLHRQHLVREARKYTDAGRRFNADAAGSILDMLKRGIADKFRMARGEPSRLEPQLARRVGTPDPANGRFFRAYLADGMLHDMLPNQLVMSDRNAMAFGIEARFPFLDHELVDWCSHLPDEVLIRNGWQKWPLRQAMDGVIPRDVQWRGDKVGFAAPQDRWLRGPLKDWAHELLFAGPIVDQATYDRGAIEAAWQRHQAGADVSWDLWRWISASEWLRLGRDGAWRDGLDNDNAPAGASLQAACA